In Fragaria vesca subsp. vesca linkage group LG5, FraVesHawaii_1.0, whole genome shotgun sequence, the genomic stretch TTCCATTGCTCATTTATTTAAGTTATTTGATTTTTTAACACTATTTTTTATTCTTCAAATGCTTACCTTTTCAGAGAAGAAGCGAATTCCTTTATCAGGATAGTCTGCTTCATAAGTTTCACCTAACAAAGGATTGAATGGCTTACAGTGCCGCCCTTCCGATGATGCATAACCAGAAACCGCAAATGCAGCAACATTTAGAATCCTTTGGAGACTGTTTCCCTAATAATTTACGAGACCAAAGAGGAACAACAAATCAGCTTGAATAAATAATTAGTCTTTGATGCATTGAAGATATTATCCTGCACTTCCGACTCCAGTCAAACCGCAGATTAATTTTAACATAAAACACAAGACATATCAAACCTATTAACAGTTATTCCTCCTGTGATTGACCAACCCAGTACTTTCTACTAATCATCAAGATTCTAGTATAATAATTTTAAATTTAATTATAATTACAAGACCCTAAATGTACTCATTATAAGATGTTACTGTGTAGGACTAAGAAAAATAGGTGGAGACAGTGAGGAATTGCTTGCATAGCTATCATTGCCAAAATATCACATAGTAAACATACATATGCATGGTGATGTAATATAAGTTAAGAAGTGCACTCTTTGCTCTTACCATTTTTCCATTCTCATATGCCCGATCCAAAAGATAGGAGTACTCCATGTCCTCACAACACTTTTGAAGAGATGATATTGGCTCATTAAAATACACTGGAAGACAAACTCGAGTAAGATCCTTTCCCACATTGTCTTTAATCATAGACCAAAGGCTGACCCCTTTCTCCTTCTCAACTGGAACAGGAAGCTCTTTTCTCCTTTCAATGTGTGGATATCTGAAATCATTAATTTCCTTCTCGGTGTGCATCTCCTCAGCATTACTAAATTTATTTACAACTTGCACAGACCCACAACTTATGCTGGGTTCAGTAAAATACTCTTTTGTGTCAAAAAATGACACTTCATCTTCATCTGACACTTCCTCAAGCTCGTGTTTCTCAATATCGTCAGAGGATTCAGTTGTGCTGCATTCTAAAAACCGAAATAGATGTTAGACATGAAAAAGGAGAAGAATCAAAAACTACTTAAAATTGTCTTGGATAGAGTAAATTTGAACCACTTAAGCTTTGAGAAAGAAAATGAGAACAAAAGCTGATGAATTTTATTTATTATGAGTCCTAATTATCAAACCAGCCATCTTTCAATCAAATTTAAAACCGTAAATTTAATAACCACAACTGACTATTGGAATAACAAAATTCTATTGATTCCATAACGAAAAGGAACTTACTACTCTTACATGCATCAACAATGTAATAACCAGTATTTATTACATCTTGCACGTCAAATTTTTATTACAAACTGCTGGAGGCTGTAATAATGTTTGAACACCACTTTTAGAAATTAAGATGTGTATCACGTGTGTGCATGTGCGTGTAGAACAACAAGTTAATGATACAATGTAACATATCGAATCCATTGTCATGTTGTATGCATTATTAAGAATGGATCTTCAGTGGATTGGTATTATGTGCTGTCAAACTCTAACACTCTACAAAAAACAGTCAACTAAAGTCGTCTTCTACATGTTATATTCTTTCATGATCGTTTTTGGACCCAAACAAATTTTCTAACCTGCAATAACAGCTGTTTTTAGCACATTATACAATCATATTATATTTGGTTTATTCTTTTGAATATATTATATTTGGTTTAATGAAGAAGGAAAGAACTTATTAGAAAGTGGACAGAGAAAACATAAATTGTGTACCACTATATTTTCCCTGCCGCAAACTGGAAAACTCATGTTTCGTCAATTGGTATTCAACATCCTGAATTCCAGAGGCTTCAGCTTCAAAGTTAGCTGCCTGCATAGGTAGAAGTAAAATGCTTACTATATCAAAAAGCAATCGAAACTATAAAATACAAAAAGCAGGTCACAAAGTAATGAACAATAATATTATAAACAATTGTAATGCTTTTCTTAAATATGGAATAGGCCTTCCAAAGACAGTACATAGAAGACACACCACAAAACAAAGTCACTTACAATGACACTAGCAAAACTCCATTCTAACACTGTTGGTAGACCACAGGTGGTGATGAGACAATGTATATGTATTATATATGATATATCTTTTATAGGAAGTCACAGACACTGGAAACCCATATAACACTGAAATTAGCTGCTGTATAAAGCCAATTGTTCGGACAAATAGCCTCTCGAGTGATGAACTTAGCTTGCTTGCATCTAGAAGGCATGGTTGCCAACTTGGGAGGTATGACAAGACAAGCATGCTCAGAAAACCTCAATCCTTATAAGTTATCAAATCAATCTGTGTACAGTATATATGGTGTATAAGACACATATGTAACATTTTATATATATAGTAATCTCCTTTCATAATTAAGAATACAGATTGTAGTTGATCATTCTATCTGGCAATTTCCTTTTTACGTACATTATGTATAGCCATTCATATGCATTCCAAGTAAATCTAATTTGTCTTTGATCTACTAAGAAAATGCTTCCTTTGATTGGTGGATCCACACTATGGGATCCACTTCAATTAACTTGTGGACAACTAACACTACCTTTCCTCCTACCAAGAATTGAGCAATTGGCACTTCTCACTTATTTGTATAAACAAACAACAGCACAGAAAAACGAGTCCATTCAATGAGATTCATCCATTCTGTATCTATGAGATATTAGTAGCAATGACCATAAATAATGAAATCATGTATAATGGTTTACGAATTTGACATGGACAAAACATTAGGCAGTCAAGAAATGTGACAATTAAATTTGAAAAGCCAAAAACGAAGATATTATAAGTTGGAGCTGTGTGAAAAGAAAAGATGGTTTATCAGTTAGCAAGAAACATGACCCTACATAAACAGATATCTCATACGGAATCTGTACAAATCAAGTAACCGCGACTAAATTGTAATTGTGTTCGAGTAACTAGCTGTGACAAAGACAATCCCTTAACTTTGAGAAAGTGGATGATGTGGGTAGAGAAGTAGTTACCTCCAACTGTCTTAATGTGTCGAACAAATTGGACCGTTCTTCGCACAGAACCTTAAGATGTCCTTGTAATTGAGAGAATTCAGAGAGCATTATCTGCTCACAATCCTTTACAGTGTTCTCGCTGGTTCCCTCTTCAAGTAGGCGGCTCTTTAGTCTCTCAGTAGATACAGATAAATCTGTTTGTACAAGGGAGAGATTATCACTCAACAATCTCAGCGGATATAGACTCCGGGTTGACACCAAAGCTTGCAACCAAGCCGCCCGGTCCTTCTTTGAATTTGTCCTTAAATGAAGGGTCTTTGTAGCAGTAAATATGTAAAACTTCCGATCATCCGACTTGCTCTCTCTGAAGGATGATATCTGGTACACAAAATCAAAAGAAAAAATATCTCTTCAGATCACAGGAAAACGGAAATCAAGTATTCCAACTTGATTATCAATACCCCGATCGTAATGTAAAACTACATTATACGGTCAAAAACGAAATCCAAAAGGCAAAAACCAGGAAAGCAAATCAAAATATATAATAGCTACCAGAAAGAGAATTTCAAAACTTGAACTCAGCTCATCCACCTACAAGCCACTAGAGAAGAAAAAACAATCATTTGAGTTGTTAATGGCACCCCACGATATCCAAGCCAGATTCCTCAAGCTTGGACTTTGTCATCCACTAACATCAAAACCAAGACTTTGAAAACAACTAAGAATATTCGCAGAATTGAAAAGAACAAATTCTTATCCTCGTTTTCTGAACAGTGATTAGCTTAAAACTGGATCTTGTATTAGTAAACAGCCACCTAAAACTGGACTTTGCTTATTTTATGCCACTGAATATATCAGACCCCATTGCTCCAACGTCAAGTAAGCCAGCCATACATAAAATAGAAGACTTGAAAGCAACCCCTAACTCAGAATCCCAGTGGCTGGGTTTCAGGGCAACGGTGGCGCCATCCCCACCGTAGGATGGTGAGCCACGGAGCCCCGGCCCTTTGGGTTAGGGATGGGACCATAGGATAATAACCTAGACCTCCCTTATCCACCTGCTGATGTGACCCACTTGGACATCAACGACCAGTTAAACTGTAAAGACTTTTCAAAGGTAAAACCTTGGAAGGGCAAAAGGGTTTAAAATTACTGTGTACCTTGAGGTGGACGACTCCTACGGTTTTCTGGTGCTTCCGTCTTCGCCCGCTGTCAATCCTCGAAAGGCGGTGAGTGGAGATCTCGCCGATGACGCGAACGTCGTCGTTTGGGTTCAAGAGGTTGAGATTCTCCGGCAAGCGAATCTTGGCGTAGGAGAGCACGCCGTTTCGCAGCAGGAACCACCTGGATCTCCACCCCTTGCCGTAATTGGTCCACTTGTGGAGAACTCCGGCGACGGTGGCCTCGGATCCCGTCTGCCGTCCGGCATTGCCGTCAGATCCGACCGACAGGCTCGCCGGCAAGCTCCGGGTCCGCGATAGTGACGACGCCTCCGGTGACTGGTCGCCGATACCGCTGCCGGTCTCCAGCGTGATACAGCAGAGCGGGTGCATCTCCTTCACCCGCATTTTTGGCTCGCAACGGGGATGGATTCGACTGATCAATTTTTCAAATTTCCCATTCGAAGAAGAAGAAGAAGTAACTGCAACAGAGTAGTAGCAGATATATAATAAAAGGCATTGTCATCCATCAATCGCAATCGAAATAAATGCAATGAAAACGAAAATGCAGCTGGCATGCAGCAAAATCTGAAACTGCGAGGGAGAGAGAATACCTGTGAGGAGGAGCTCGATCAGAGCTCTGAAACTGAGAAAGAGCTAGAGAGGGAGTGGGAAGTATAGGATCGATGATGGATTATTATTATTATAATGAGGACTGAGGAGGAGGAGGAGGAGCAAAGCAAGGGAGCTTCTTGTTGGTTAAATTTCAATTCTTTGTTTTTTGCTTGGATTGATGGCAAAGTATATTTATTTATTTGTAGAGATTAATAATTGGAGTTGTGTCTACATTTAGGTGTAGTAGGCAGGCAGGTTTGTTTATAGCAGCAGTGAGTGGCAGAAGCGTAATTAAGTCTCTGCATTGAAAATGGAAGCAGATTTCCTGTACTGCAGATGCCGGGACTGCGTCTTCCTCCTCTCTGCTAAGCTAGCTAGCTGCTCAACTAGTACGTTCTCGCGAGATGGAGGGAATTTATCGGTAAAATCTCGCCAGGCCTGGTTTAGCCTTTAGAAGGGTGGCAGGAGGAGGAAGAGGAGGAACAAAACTCAACAAGTCGATGGGAGCAGAAATGCAGAGGCCAGAGGGGTGATATTAATACCATTCAATGCAGTAAATTTTCCCATCTCTTCTTTATTTATGACGACAGTAAATCACCATTTTATCTGCCTAAACAGTGGGATATTACACTGCATGCACCTCCAAATATAGCTAGACAACCTCATTTTGCACTTTAGCAGACCACGATTTCAACCCTCAACCGCCACCAGCCGTCCATACTGGGCACCATTCTGACGATGATGGAGATGATATGAAAATGATCGAGCTAGAACTTCGACATGAAAGTCGAGGTGGAGATCAACGATATGCAAACAAGACACTACAACGTGTTATTCAACATATTTTCGGCCAAGCATATGTATATAGTCATTTCTAAGTTGACATAGTAATGTATGATCCATTTATAGGGTTCGAAGACATGCACTAGCTAGGTTCTGTATGAAATTTTCTAGATCCCTAATCTGTACTCGCCATTTTTCTGTACGTACTCGTATAGTTTTCTGTACTCATATTTGTTGTAGAATTGTTCTAACCTTTCTTCCATTCATCTAAAGAGAATGATGCTGCATGTACTACCGTGGATTTCAGTTTGCATGGTGGTACAAACACATCAATCTATCAAATCAAATTCAATTGGTCACAAAGTTTCTAACTGACTAGCAGCTACGGGGTTTTATGGATCACCAAATTCTGACTACAATTCGCTAACTAATCAAAATATTCCATCGATTGCTTTAACATATTAGGGCCACATAGCTGTTTCGAACCTACGATGAAAAATGTTGAAGTGGAAAGACTACGTTCCCGTTCTTATT encodes the following:
- the LOC101312056 gene encoding oxysterol-binding protein-related protein 2A-like, with translation MRVKEMHPLCCITLETGSGIGDQSPEASSLSRTRSLPASLSVGSDGNAGRQTGSEATVAGVLHKWTNYGKGWRSRWFLLRNGVLSYAKIRLPENLNLLNPNDDVRVIGEISTHRLSRIDSGRRRKHQKTVGVVHLKISSFRESKSDDRKFYIFTATKTLHLRTNSKKDRAAWLQALVSTRSLYPLRLLSDNLSLVQTDLSVSTERLKSRLLEEGTSENTVKDCEQIMLSEFSQLQGHLKVLCEERSNLFDTLRQLEAANFEAEASGIQDVEYQLTKHEFSSLRQGKYSECSTTESSDDIEKHELEEVSDEDEVSFFDTKEYFTEPSISCGSVYPHIERRKELPVPVEKEKGVSLWSMIKDNVGKDLTRVCLPVYFNEPISSLQKCCEDMEYSYLLDRAYENGKMGNSLQRILNVAAFAVSGYASSEGRHCKPFNPLLGETYEADYPDKGIRFFSEKVSHHPTLIACHCEGRGWKFWADSNLRSKFWGRSIQLDPVGVLSVEFDDGEIFQWSKVTTNIYNLILGKLYCDHHGTMHIRGNREYSCKLKFKEQSILDRNPHQVHGFVEDLVGKKVATLFGKWDDSMYYVDGEVGGKPNVSDASLLWKGSKPPDITRYNLTSFAITLNELTRGLQEKLPPTDSRLRPDQRHLENGEYEKANAEKQRLERRQRMSRKLQENGWKPRWFQREGEDGPFRYVGGYWESRKQGKWDECPNIFGEFDEGLDSLEGS